From Juglans regia cultivar Chandler chromosome 6, Walnut 2.0, whole genome shotgun sequence, the proteins below share one genomic window:
- the LOC109001629 gene encoding transcription factor RAX2-like codes for MGRAPCCDKDSVKRGPWSLEEDATLKSYIQNHGTGGNWMALPRKAGLRRCGKSCRLRWLNYLRPDIKHGGFTEEEDNIICTLHSQMGSRWSVIAAQLPGRTDNEVKNYWNTKLKKKKQLLTGNTSNATTKSDKMIYSHDHMSFVSKAEPHSFVTSASSQPQNLTDISFGLSSASFQGSLGNSDPVQLYCPGLMDVSEFGATSKNSSTSTLIVSLSQDSSSNISHSSSFALDKFVSLAGNGYVDDSGVLTGWGFGSSRPYGLDNSLIFPEKLDGGFGPTCYPNMGDFTFTDIKSQGVVLDPNVINQY; via the exons ATGGGAAGAGCTCCATGTTGTGACAAAGATAGCGTGAAGAGAGGCCCTTGGTCTTTAGAAGAAGATGCAACTCTTAAGAGCTATATTCAGAATCATGGCACTGGTGGGAATTGGATGGCTTTGCCCAGAAAagctg GCCTAAGGAGATGTGGCAAAAGCTGCCGTTTAAGATGGCTTAATTATCTCAGACCAGACATCAAACATGGAGGTTTTACTGAAGAGGAAGACAACATTATTTGTACCCTCCACAGCCAAATGGGAAGCAG ATGGTCTGTGATTGCCGCTCAACTACCTGGAAGAACAGACAACGAGGTGAAGAACTATTGGAACAccaaattgaagaagaagaagcagctgTTGACAGGAAATACGAGCAACGCCACAACAAAGAGTGACAAAATGATCTATTCTCACGATCACATGAGTTTCGTCTCAAAAGCTGAACCCCATAGTTTTGTAACTTCGGCTTCATCCCAACCTCAAAACCTCACTGATATTAGTTTTGGATTATCATCAGCCAGTTTTCAAGGCAGCCTGGGCAATTCAGATCCAGTTCAATTATACTGCCCGGGCCTCATGGATGTTTCGGAATTTGGTGCAACTTCAAAGaacagtagtactagtactctCATTGTCTCTTTGTCTCAAGACAGTTCAAGTAACATCTCACATTCGTCTTCTTTTGCACTCGATAAGTTTGTCTCATTGGCCGGAAATGGTTACGTCGATGATTCCGGGGTTTTGACGGGTTGGGGATTTGGATCATCTCGACCTTACGGTCTTGACAACAGCCTAATTTTTCCAGAGAAATTAGATGGTGGATTTGGTCCAACCTGCTATCCAAATATGGGTGATTTTACATTCACTGATATCAAGTCTCAAGGAGTAGTACTTGATCCAAATGTCATAAACCAATATTAA